The sequence TTTTCATAAAGTCACCCAAACACCATTAGAAAAACATGAAAGAGTTCCCCAACtactcccccactcccacaacCAATTCCACTCACAACATCACAGGACCTCTGGAGATCCTTGATTAAGAAAGTGCAAAGGGAACCATCAAATATTATGCTTAGAAGACAGCACATCATAAGCGCTGAACAGCCATTACCTCCATACACCCTTTGAGGTCAGTCAAATTCATAACCATTCCCGTAACAGGATCAAtctaaaaagtataaacaaaggTGAGTATTATTACAATATGCTCATCATATTTAAACCTCTGCTAAATTAGTAAAGGCTATACACTACGCAGTAATTGTGCCTACATTTGTCTTCATGCCCAACAAAATCATCAGTCTCAACATGGGAGCACCAAATGCTCCAGGCATCCTTTCACCTGTACTGCTCTCCTACCTGTCCACATATAGCACATTGAAGATGGCATTTTGGGAGAGGAAAGCCCTGGAATGGCAGCAGCTCACATATACAAAGGACAACAGTAAAGCAATACTGACTGGAGCAGAATTTTTCAACATAGAATCTATCATGTTGGCAGAAAGGACCCAAGAAACTATACAAACCACACAGATATATTCAGCACGTACCTCTCCATGTACTGTCACCACAActatgggaaagaaaacaaaataccaaaaaccAATATGACTTTCAACGAATTAACATCCAAGCACAAGTTAGCAACATAAATTATGAGATCTCTGCCCTGCAAAGCCATATTTATATTTCCCCCCAAACATCTGCTCTCTTGGTTAAGATCTTTTATCAACCAAAGCAAGAGTCAAACAAGACAGAACAGCTTAGCAGGACCTTTAGCGAAGCAGAGGAGCTTAGCCAAAGCCAAAACGATATAATTCTCCTTATAATGTTGATGTACTGGTTAGGAATCTCCATGAGGTAGGATCAAGATGCTGCTCAATCACTgcctgaaaaagtaaaaatgtacagGAAGAAGTCCAGCCACACATCGGGTTGGTCCAATTTGGGGCAGTACCcttctaagcaaaaaaaaaaaacaaaaaactaccacTGGACCTAAAACTCttttggggttggggggaagctAAAACTCTATCCCTTTACTTAGATGAATGTATACAGTTTACAGTAATGCTTTGTAAATTAACAAGTGCTTATATGAAGCATTTGAAAAGTCTTCATAATCAGAATGCTTTACAAATTAATAACGTTTATATTTGTTCAGCTCCATATGAACACCGTGGGATATTATATCATAATATGATTATATGAACAGACTAAGAATGAGAGGTATCATATAATAGATCAAGTAAGTGGCACTAACTAATCTAGAAATCCTGATCTTCCAACACTTTTCCTGGTCTTTACTCCATCATACCATATGCTATAATACTCGATGGCTTATGTACCTGtttttttgagatatcagctATATCTCAAAGAATCAACTCTCTTACTCTTGCATAAATTAATTACTTTCTGGAAACACTGCCGGCAAAGCTTTAGACCCAACCTATCTTCCTAGCATACAGCATATTCCTAGCCAATATTCCTCTTTTGTTGGTCATTACTTACTCAAAGAATATAATCTAATTTTAACATGAGCCTCAGCAACGCCTAATTAGAATAAAACATGGTGTCAAAAGAATCTCATGTACACTAAGgccaaacaaaaaatttaaaccaCTCATTGTTTTCAACTATCTGTAAAGGAGCAGACAACTAATTGCAAGGTAAAAGTTAAGGCACGTCCAACAAAGGCAAcagctgttttcattttgaacttCCATTTAACTTCTCATTCAAGACCCAAAGCATTACGTTCTGTCCATACGACTTTTTACTCATTAAGATTATATTTGCTAAATATTCTTCTACACTTATTGAAAAGGCTAAAATTGCATCCATTTTCCTCTCACCTTTGTAATTGTGCCCATGACCATTTGGATTGTTACATTTCCCAAACagttttaagttttcttcatTGCTCAGAGACTTGCTGatcaggggaaaaaacaaaaacaaaaacaaagtcaacATGACACCAGTTCAAACACCCTCTATTCCCTACATTTACTATTTGTTCTAGCCTTTGAAACCCTTCACAAATTATTAATACTTTGCCTCACCACATGGAGAATCATAAATCAATTGGATTTCATAATTCAGCTTTATACCAGGAAACACTGAACGCTCCCTAATTAGACTAACGTACCATACAAATTAGCATAAACAAACTCAacctccttttcttccacagcaAGATTCCAAAAACTGATCTGCTCGAGGTCTTTCCATTgttcaattcaacaaacatttactgagtacctactacatATTAGGCACAGCTGAATGATAAACAAAAGATGCTTATCCTTAAGTGGCTTAAGATCTCATTGCTcctgaaaaataattacatgacCTATTAGTCTCTTTTTTAACAATCTTGCTTTATTATGCCTCAACTACTGCCTACTGATAACTTCACCAATCCACTGAGGGGCATGCAaataagggaaatttttaaatttcaatactCAGTTGTTGTTCTAGGCAGATAACTCTTTGCTTAAGGGATATTTATACCCATATCTATccaattttttcatctttaacgAGTCCTTACTACAGTCGTATATTCAAGCTTTGTTATACAACCCTTTTCTTTTTGAGACcctctttattatttccctcaCCTTCTCTTGCTCCTGCACTTCTTACGTGTGGAGTGCTACTGTTTACACAGCTTTTGCACAAAATTATCTCATGGTACGTTCCACAATATTGACCAGATTGTACACTCGACACACAAGCAGTGACATTTGCGTGCTGAACACTGCTGCATCCTGTTAGCTAGCACAAGACCTGACAAGCACGCAAGAAATacattattatccttattttacagccGAGTAAGCGGATGCTCGGGAGTGGAACTTACTAATGAGTGGCAAAACTCTCCTCAGAGTCAAAGAAGTCAGAGTTTCTTTAGTGCCATAAAACATTCAGTgttctgggttcaaattccaactGTGCTGCTTGCTCCCAGAGCTGCCTTAGGAAAAGTGAACATCTGCATTCATGGTACCTTcggtaaaagggggataaaacTCGGCATGTTGTAATTCTATTGATTCCGGTAGCTCCTGGCATGTAGTATTAGCTACCACTTACTGAGTGTTTACGATGTGCCTGACACTGTGTAATCTGGGCAAGTTACAGAAACCCTCTGAGATAACGAGGAGAACCTGAGGGACAATGAATTTGCTTCAGGTCACAGATCCAGCGGAAAAAAACATCTTACTCCGCAGTCGGATCGGGATACACAGCCCGCTCATTGCCTTTTCACAAGATGCTGGTCACTCCAGTAGTCACGTTACGGCGTAGGCAATGAAGCCTGGCAGCCATCAAACAACGGCGGGCGCGTCCCGCCCCAGCGTCGCGATGACGCGCACACCTGCGCCTCCTgtgccgggccccgcccccacccctgacGCTGTGGGACAACCCACCAGTGGAGCCGGTGGGTCGCGCTGAAGGAGACCAGGCGGGAGACTTGCGCCCTGCGAGGACGGCAGGAGACGTCAGTACTCATTTCCTTGCAAGCCTGCGCGCACGACCGGTACCTCCTCTCTCTGCGGGCGGCAGGGACTGCGGTGGGACTTGCGGTAGGGTATGCGGTAGGGTATGCGGTAGGCGGAGCTTCCCCGCGGCTGCGCAGCCTGCTACACCCTGCGGCTGGGCTCCCTCTGCCGGCCCGGAGTACCTAACGTCATGCCTTATGGTAGAATGGGATCTCGGGATAGCCAAAACTCAAGTGGGGATGGGCATGGTTAGCAGCGGTCAAATGAGTAGGGTTTTAATGCcgatttttatttctgttgagcCTGAGGTCACGTCACTCCGGGTACACTTTGGGTCCCAGAGGGACTTCTGTGAGACGCTCCTCCCATTCACTTCTAGAAAGCCCTGGATTACAATAGAAACCTCTACTAGCTGGTTACTCAGAAAAACCCAGGGGCCGTCTTTCAGCATAAAAGGAGCAGGAATTCCAGGGCAAGTGCCGGACTACGTGGCTTTCAGAGATGATACTGCCTTTAGACTGTTTCTAAAGATTCTTATTAAGGAAGATTCTCAAGCTGTCCTCATGCACAGGCATGCATGAAATCGCTTATCACTCCGGGTCGGCATAATGCGGATACATGCACAGGTGAACACGTACACTTTAGCAATTCTATGTCAAATGTAGACACCTCCAGAATGAAAGGGTCTTGTTTACTCACACCTACTCATAAGGAATATCCACACATCCTACCGGCACCAGTACCACGTCACCTCTTGCATCCATTcatgttttcattaaatatttaatgaatacttTGAGGCTGGAACTGTTGTAGGCACTGGGAAGGATAGATGAAATCATGAGTGTGGTAGAAATATAAGCCCAAAAGGTAATTTCTCTCAAAGTCTCAGGTCTCCAGCTATATATTGTTTGTtctgtattaaattatttatatgttatgTAGCAAACATTCTTTACacacttttcaaaaatgtttctagctctggctggtgtagctcattggattaAGGGCCAGCTTCTGAACTGAAAGGccgcctgtttgattcccagtcagagcacatgcctgggttgtggggccaggtcccaggctgggAGCTGAGAGAGCcaaccagtcaatgtatctcttgcactctgatgtttctcactttcttcctcccttctcctctctctaaagataaataaataaaatctttaaaacaaatgtttctcaTCTCCCCTTTGTGCTGTAAAGAAAACTTCAAAGAATTGTAAACTTCAGAgatttaatatagaaaatatctttACAGATAGAAAAGTACAGGCCCAGATAAGTGAATGACTTAACCAAGATCACTTATGTTATAAACAATATTTCTTGGGCATTGACTACATTGGAGGTACTCAAACAGTGGTTACACGAACACTGTACTCATtccaaaaaatagttttaaaaatcaaaataaaataaaaggtaagaaATAGAAGGAATTTCTGAGAAATTACTTTACCTATTTGCTTGACTAAAATATATCATTGAATTTGCAGTTCTTGCTCTAAAACTTTTTTGTTAAAGCTAATTCTGTATAAAGGTACTCACTAAATTCACCCTCAGTGATCCCACCATCAACTGAATTGTAACCCCTCCAAAAAACTAGTATATTAAAGTCCAAACCCCCAGTACCTCACAATATAACTTTGAAAATagtggaaatagggtctttgcaaatATAACTAGTTAAGACAAGGTCACTAGGGTAGACCCTAATTCCTTTTCACCTCACTTGTGGACCATATATCCCTCAAGCATCTGGACACTGGCCAGTGATGAGTTGGGCTTAGGGAGAGGAAGAGGCCCTGCCTAGGCTTTGAGCCTTAATTATATGCTCACTCGGTTTTACCAAAACTTTCTGCATTGGGTTACTAAGCATATGCACCTAGATTATAAAATAGCATTCATCCCTTTTCGTCTTCAAGAACCTCATAGATTCCAAGGCCAAGGCAGAATTCAGGCATCCTTGGGTCAAAATCTTATGATTGTATTACTAACCTTTATATGTTTGAACCTCACTCCCCATGTAGTAGGATAGAGTAAAGGTTTATAAACAGAGGAAAGACATGATCAGATCTGTGTACTTCCCAGATGACAACTAGTTTCCTTCACCTTTCAGACCCAGGTTCAGATCAAACCTCCCTGTCTTCTCTGGGGGAGTACCATGCCTTTTTGAGGACTTCTGTGAGATATCAGGGGATTTATGTTCTTATAATTATCTCAGCCTCTAAGCTCCCACATCTGATATATTAGTCTTCTTTAGGCATCTTCTTGCCATTGTGTACCTGCTACTGTTCTGTCTCACTAACCCAAACACAAAACTtacaatttttactttattgtcaCAATGTAAACCTTCATATGTGGCATCTGTCTGCATGGAACACTTCACTAAAGAGTTAGGGTTTGTGATGTTTACAAAAACTCCTAAAGAAATTGAGAAGAAACTATATTGGTCCAAGACTGTGTGCAGTGACCTAATCATGAATTCACATTTGCTCCCAAAAGACATGTTGGGCGTGTTCTACAGCAATATACAACATGCAGAGGGAGTGTGGAAGGTTTAACTGGCCTGGGATTGGAATTCAGTGGAGGGAAAGAGTATAACTGAAGGAACAGAGAACAAGGGATTTTGAGGGTATTGTCAAGAGTGTGGTTTAAGTGACAGACCTAGGCTGACTTGTACTATTAGTGATAACTGGTGGGGAGTTTAGAAATGTGACGATTAAATGGTCTCTGATGCCACCTGTTGCCCAACTAAATGAAGAACCACCAACTTTTCATTAATCTCTGAAGAACtaccatattttgttgtgtataatgtgtacctgTGGGTTCATGgccattatacacaggattattatacctgTTATCATGCCCATGGtttgtaatcattatacccatgtataatcagcatcctcatttttccctcaaaaatttgggcaaaaaactgCTCATTttatgtggcaaaatatggtatatacccGAAGATTAGAAGAAATTCCAGATTTTGACTGTGTCCTTCAAAACAACACTCTGCCAAGACTgagttgggggcagggaaggagatggTAGTGGGTGCTTCAACCACAGCTGCAGAGAAACAGTCAGTTTAAAAGAAGCCATTAAGCATGACACAGCAGGCTTCCTGTCCTCTATGAGGACCTGAGGACCACTGGTAACAGACAGActgtgatagaaaaaaaaaaacaggtgattTTCAGATCTATATTCATATTCTACTGTCtacaattatttgtatttcttctcccAAGTGTGAGGACTTCTGTCACCCACCTATCTGTGATGGTAATGACCCAGttctagtttttctttcatgtattctTATTACCTAGAAGATATAtccaataaatacaaatttaaaactcTCTTCAAGAGGTTGTATCAACACTTGTTTAATGTCTTCAAGGAAAAGCCCTAAGAAATATAAAGCCATAATTACCTCCTGTATTctttttaactgaaatttaaaaactgaaacttaAAAACCAGTTGTTCATGGTTTGGAAGGTAAGGTGGCCTTTTTGGTCTCTCTTTTGTACAGAGCACATGCATTTTAAACCTAGTTCCAAACCCTATGCTTCTTCCATCACATGGTGACGTAGGTGCCGTGAAACCCGTAAGGCATTTGCACAGGCACCTCTGCTCGGCCCAGTTCGTCAAAGTTCTTGGCATCCAAGACTAAGAGGAAATTGCTTTTATTCTAGAGAAGAAAAGACAATAATGAAAGTTATCCTTTCTTTCCTATCAAAAATATGTCTGTCCTCCACTGGTCTCTAAAATTCCTAAGGGAGAGACCATATCTTATTCATCTTCATGTCTGTCCCTGGCACCAGCATACTGCCTTGCCTCTCCATTTACTAAACATTTGCTGAAAGGCTGAATTGGACTGAAAGGAAATTAGGGATGAAATTTATACCTAGAGtgaaaaaattacattgtttatATCAATCACCTTAATAGGATCTCTTTGAGTTTAAGGATTTATCTGCCCCTTTTCAATTTCCTGAGACACAGAAATTCTTTCTTCCAAATTAGAAatgcttccagccctggctgatgtggctcagttggttggagcatctccCCATGGGCcgaaagattgtgggttcaattctaggtcagggcacatacctgggttgcaagtttgatccctaaTCAGGGTGCTTGCCCTGATCAAGCTCTTATAAGaagacaaccaatcagtgtttctctctcacatagatgttgcataaatgtctctctctctctccctctctctctctctcccctctccctctgttttgccctctctctctccccccttccctctaaaatcaatgaaaaaaaatgtccttggatgaggatttttaaaaaaagaaaagaaaagaaaggaggggataatgagaggaaagggggaaggggttttcaggaacatgtataaaggacacatggacaaaaccaaatgggggtaggatcatgggtgg is a genomic window of Phyllostomus discolor isolate MPI-MPIP mPhyDis1 chromosome 6, mPhyDis1.pri.v3, whole genome shotgun sequence containing:
- the PTS gene encoding 6-pyruvoyl tetrahydrobiopterin synthase → MSTDVSCRPRRAQVSRLVSFSATHRLHCKSLSNEENLKLFGKCNNPNGHGHNYKVVVTVHGEIDPVTGMVMNLTDLKGCMEEAIMKPLDHKNLDLDVPYFADVVSTTENVAVYIWESLQKFLPVGVLYKVKVYETDNNIVAYKGE